In Odocoileus virginianus isolate 20LAN1187 ecotype Illinois chromosome 5, Ovbor_1.2, whole genome shotgun sequence, a single window of DNA contains:
- the DIRAS3 gene encoding GTP-binding protein Di-Ras3, with the protein MGNSCFGLKERLMKRLRPLPTVIVIRTCLPQRRSRDFRVVVLGSAGVGKSALVQRWVRGNFREAYLPTIEDTYRQALGCSHKAGALHITDTTGGRRYRGLQRLAIARGHAFILVYSITRKQTLEELKPLYELIRQLKGNNPQKCPVILVGNKCDESRREVSEKEGAAYACEWNCAFLETSAKMNINVQELFQLLINFEKKPAAAAAPAGTQAPPKKSQIPKTAEKLLGKCIVM; encoded by the coding sequence ATGGGCAACTCCTGCTTCGGCCTCAAGGAACGCCTGATGAAGCGGCTGCGGCCCCTGCCGACCGTGATCGTCATCCGCACCTGCCTGCCCCAGAGAAGGAGCAGAGATTTCCGCGTGGTGGTGCTCGGCTCGGCCGGCGTGGGCAAGAGCGCGCTGGTGCAAAGGTGGGTGCGCGGCAACTTCCGTGAGGCGTACCTGCCGACCATCGAAGATACCTATCGCCAGGCGCTAGGCTGCAGCCACAAGGCGGGCGCGCTGCACATCACCGACACCACCGGTGGCCGCCGCTACCGGGGCCTGCAGCGCCTTGCCATTGCCAGGGGTCATGCCTTCATCCTGGTTTATTCTATCACCAGGAAGCAAACCCTGGAGGAGCTGAAGCCGCTCTATGAGCTGATCCGTCAACTCAAAGGTAACAACCCGCAAAAGTGCCCCGTCATCCTGGTGGGCAACAAGTGCGATGAGAGCCGTCGGGAGGTGAGTGAGAAGGAAGGTGCTGCCTATGCGTGCGAGTGGAATTGCGCCTTCTTGGAGACCTCGGCCAAGATGAATATCAACGTCCAGGAGCTGTTCCAGTTGCTGATTAATTTCGAGAAGaagcccgccgccgccgcggcccctGCCGGCACCCAGGCGCCGCCGAAGAAGTCCCAGATCCCGAAGACCGCCGAGAAGCTGCTGGGCAAGTGCATCGTCATGTGA